One region of Solea senegalensis isolate Sse05_10M linkage group LG14, IFAPA_SoseM_1, whole genome shotgun sequence genomic DNA includes:
- the trappc8 gene encoding trafficking protein particle complex subunit 8 isoform X1 — protein MAQCVQSVQEFVQDSFVPMVAVLCSDEAERVTRKNNLTFAELLRPFCRLTSEGHIRDPNNQVQVVKNLRICVNNLATSPNAASAALSPTQRRLLNEVVLACQPQEGSVTNAITAGDYNLNFNDHFFKASMPWYSAWRETLLEVSMNEQCTATTPWFETYRENFLQSMPASDHEFLNHYLACLLVVSSTEAVPMEQFLKLSNEQHRVQHSGECTNPKWFIPNTLKYYVLLHDTSEGDEQKADTVYEDMKQRYGSQGCYLLKMNSRTISSEEDEQIPDPWSQYLHRNNLHSQDTLDDTTVNSATVENSINTAEVDGQDSTEKADPVSNNLDSHPLQLDSGSSSGSLQTLSATGNTASKKSSRDPESAVGGAGSHGASLTLNDHDRIRQFIQEFTSRGLLPHIEKSIRQLNDQLVSRKGLSRSLFTATKKWFGGGKVPEKSVSEPKSTCGLLYPPEAPELQIRKMADLCFLVQHYELAYSCYHTAKKDFLSDQAMLYAAGALEMAAVSAFLQAGAPRPYPAHYMDTAIQTYRDVCKNMVLAERCALLSAEILKSQGKYSDAATLLIKMTSEDSDLRSALMLEQAAHCFINMRNPMVRKFAFHMILAGHRFSKAGQRRHALRCYCQAMQVYKERGWSLAEDHINFTIGRQSFTLRQQENAVTAFRQILTNDSRQTATQQAAFLREYLYVYKSVIGGNAVSLPQLPLPCIHSSATRVYFGHERRLAEGEKQAATHVSLDQEYDQDLAVMWCNLEEQLVAAANRGIVPSNFQPTQCCLNSQTDNQRHPLAVVEEPVIVEVTFRNPLKVPLALSNLSLVWRFTAGDSSLSKEEATATEETPGETVTNEETLALEGTQKEDDIVTTETIIDFHLTPEETKVARLRLLPHRTGQLNIVGVVYNLAEASSGEIAPSAGDGQKTGDLIVVRGRQDLKIQGPRLNLTKEDKMSVRHGPDRRLDPIITTSMPLMEVFFLQFPTALLCGEIRKAYVEFCNVSAVALTGLRVASTHPQFFTFGSQATTPLTPLSPTSAENCSPYKTLAAASQPGAVATEMLVSAEHFQQLSSVMDIPVEGDTLQPGESVQLPLWLRGPDQEGVHEINFLFYYENTEKGNKISHRVIRHTAFICASRSLSVQASASRSSDPPHHSTEDKGSGGTLVFIDVENINTSESGVREFHIVQVSSSSKHWCLHKCINPARDKDCKLTSRERAKLCFKAKRCKPQVTSDTVGKYTFADLNLGSERIISSSTPCGDFFFRCCRTSGSPSQRGDVSSSRTTSSSKNQGLTSSSEDIGNVVRKCNELDLNIIVIWKAYVVEDNKQLILEGQLHVALQTIGKEATSLTPKEEAQEMVLLKFKSELPLPLAPPSAELSQLIKTNLHYPETYTHPFVQDSLCLVPVTLSLSNCSMAQVDVLIDLRHKSSSPDSVDVHNSFTWVGQSQYKLQLKPRQLLCLTLRACFLHAGVYNLNTPRVLAKPAAQTALSETSQQTSGPALIIINNNNDNEAA, from the exons GGCACATCCGGGATCCCAACAACCAGGTGCAGGTCGTGAAGAACCTTCGCATCTGTGTTAACAATCTGGCAACAAGCCCAAATGCGGCATCTGCAGCACTTAGTCCCACCCAGCGACGGCTGCTCAATGAGGTGGTGTTAGCCTGTCAACCACAAGAGGGCTCTGTCACCAATGCCATCACAGCAGGAGACTACAACCTCAACTTCAACG ATCACTTTTTTAAAGCTAGCATGCCATGGTACAGTGCCTGGAGAGAGACACTGTTGGAGGTCAGCATGAACGAGCAGTGCACAG CGACCACACCCTGGTTTGAAACCTACAGAGAGAACTTCCTCCAGTCCATGCCTGCTTCTGACCACGAGTTCCTCAATCACTACCTCGCCT GTTTGCTGGTGGTCTCCTCCACTGAGGCCGTTCCTATGGAGCAGTTCTTGAAACTTTCCAACGAGCAGCACAGGGTTCAGCACAGCGGAGAATGCACAAATCCCAAGTGGTTCATCCCCAACACGCTCAAGTACTACGTCCTCCTGCACGACACGAGCGAGGGCGACGAACAGAA ggCAGACACGGTGTATGAAGACATGAAACAGAGATACGGTTCTCAGGGCTGCTACCTGCTGAAGATGAACTCTCGCACCATCTCCAGTGAAGAAGACGAGCAGATTCCAGACCCCTGGAGTCAGTACCTGCACAGGAATAACCTGCACAGCCAG GATACACTCGACGACACGACTGTGAACAGTGCCACAGTAGAGAACAGTATTAACACAGCTGAAGTGGACGGCCAGGACTCGACAGAGAAAG CAGACCCAGTGTCCAACAACCTGGACAGCCATCCTCTGCAGCTGGACAGTGGCAGCAGCTCTGGCAGTCTTCAGACCCTCAGTGCAACAGGAAACACTGCCTCAAAGAAAAGTAGCAGAGATCCAGAGAGTGCGGTGGGAGGAGCAGGAAGCCACGGGGCGAGTCTGACCCTGAACGACCACGACCGCATCAGGCAGTTCATCCAAGAGTTTACCTCCAGAGGCCTCCTGCCGCACATCGAGAAGAGCATCAGGCAGCTCAACGACCAG CTGGTCTCCAGGAAAGGTCTGAGTCGCTCTCTCTTCACTGCCACCAAGAAGTGGTTTGGGGGAGGCAAAGTTCCAGAGAAGAGTGTCAGTGAACCAAAGAGCACGTGTGGCCTTCT GTATCCTCCAGAAGCTCCAGAGCTGCAGATCAGGAAGATGGCCGACCTGTGCTTCCTTGTGCAGCACTATGAACTGGCCTACAGCTGTTACCACACGGCAAAGAAAGACTTCCTGTCTGACCAGGCCATGCTGTATGCTGCAGGAGCACtg GAAATGGCCGCAGTGTCAGCTTTTCTTCAGGCCGGAGCTCCTCGACCGTATCCTGCTCACTACATGGACACGGCGATACAGACGTACAGAGATGTCTGCAA GAACATGGTGCTGGCTGAGAGATGTGCTTTACTCAGCGCTGAGATTCTGAAGAGTCAGGGAAAATACTCTGATGCTGCCACGCTCCTCATTAAGATGACCAGTGAG GACTCAGACCTGCGCAGCGCTCTGATGTTGGAGCAGGCCGCTCACTGCTTCATTAACATGAGGAACCCCATGGTACGCAAGTTTGCCTTCCACATGATCCTGGCCGGTCATCGTTTCAGCAAAGCAGGACAG CGGAGACATGCCCTGCGCTGTTACTGCCAGGCCATGCAGGTGTACAAGGAGAGGGGCTGGTCTCTGGCCGAGGACCACATCAACTTCACCATCGGCCGACAGTCCTTCACACTCCGCCAACAGGAGAACGCCGTCACGGCCTTCAGACAGATCCTGACCAAcgacagcagacagacagccaCGCAGCAGGCCGCCTTCCTCAGAGAGTATCTCTACGTATATAAG AGTGTGATAGGAGGAAATGCAGTGAGCCTCCCACAGCTGCCTCTGCCCTGCATCCACAGCTCAGCCACCAGAGTTTATTTTGGACATGAACGCCGCCTTGCTGAAG GGGAGAAACAAGCAGCCACTCATGTGTCCTTGGACCAGGAGTACGACCAGGACTTGGCCGTCATGTGGTGCAACCTTGAGGAGCAGCTCGTGGCTGCGGCGAACAGAGGGATCGTCCCGAGCAACTTCCAGCCCACCCAGTGCTGCCTGAACAGCCAGACGGACAACCAGCGCCACCCACTGGCCGTGGTGGAGG AACCAGTCATAGTGGAGGTGACGTTCAGGAACCCTCTGAAGGTTCCTCTGGCTCTGTCTAACCTGTCTCTGGTCTGGAGGTTCACCGCAGGTGATTCGTCTCTTTCTAAAGAGGAGGCGACGGCGACCGAGGAGACACCAGGAGAGACCGTCACTAACGAGGAGACGCTGGCTCTGGAG GGGACGCAGAAAGAAGACGACATCGTCACCACGGAGACCATCATTGACTTTCACTTGACTCCTGAGGAGACCAAAGTG gCCCGCCTCAGACTGCTGCCACACAGAACTGGACAGCTGAACATCGTGGGTGTGGTGTATAACCTGGCTGAAGCCTCTTCTGGAGAGATCGCTCCCAGCGCTGGTGACG GCCAGAAGACGGGGGATCTGATTGTGGTTCGTGGAAGACAGGACCTGAAGATCCAGGGTCCACGACTCAACCTGACCAAAGAGGACAAGATGTCGGTCCGACACGGTCCCGATCGACGTCTGGATCCCATCATTACAACGTCTATGCCCCTGATGGAG gtgtttttcctgcagtttCCCACCGCTCTGCTGTGTGGTGAGATCAGAAAGGCTTATGTAGAATTCTGTAACGTCAGTGCTGTTGCTCTGACCGGTCTGCGGGTGGCATCCACGCACCCTCAGTTCTTCACCTTCGGCAGCCAAGCCACAACACCGCTGACGCCACTCAGCCCGACCTCGGCCGAGAACTGCTCGCCGTATAAAACGCTGGCCGCGGCGTCACAGCCGGGCGCTGTGGCAACGGAGATGCTGGTTTCGGCCGAACATTTCCAGCAGCTCTCCAGTGTGATGGACATCCCAGTAGAGGGCGACACTCTGCAGCCGGGGGAGTCCGTCCAGCTGCCGCTGTGGCTCCGAGGACCCGACCAGGAGGGGGTGCATGAAATCAACTTCCTCTTCTACTACGAGAACACggagaaaggaaacaaaatcaG TCACCGGGTGATCCGTCACACAGCGTTCATCTGCGCCAGTCGCTCTCTGAGCGTGCAGGCGTCGGCCTCCCGCAGCAGTGACCCTCCACATCACAGCACCGAGGACAAAGGCAGCGGAGGAACGCTGGTCTTCATCGACGTGGAGAACATCAACACT AGTGAATCTGGCGTGCGTGAGTTCCACATCGTCCAggtttccagcagcagcaaacactggTGCCTCCACAAGTGCATCAACCCAGCCAGAGACAAAG ACTGTAAACTCACCAGCAGAGAGCGAGCCAAACTCTGCTTCAAGGCAAAACGATGTAAACCACAAG tgACCTCGGATACCGTGGGGAAATATACATTTGCAGACCTGAATCTGGGGAGCGAACGG ATCATCAGCTCGTCCACGCCCTGTGGTGATTTCTTCTTCCGCTGTTGTCGGACCTCAGGGTCTCCGTCTCAGCGAGGGGACGTGTCCTCGTCCAGGACGACGTCCAGCAGCAAGAATCAGGGCCTGACTTCGTCCTCTGAGGACATCGGCAACGTTGTCAGGAAGTGTAACGAGCTGGACCTCAACATCATCGTCATCTGGAAG GCTTATGTGGTTGAAGAcaataaacagctgattctagAAGGTCAGCTTCACGTGGCTCTGCAGACCATCGGCAAAGAGGCCACTTCACTGACGCCCAAAGAG gaagCTCAGGAGATGGTGCTCCTCAAGTTTAAATCCGAGCTTCCTCTTCCATTGGCTCCTCCATCTGCAGAACTGTCCCAACTCATCAAGACCAACTTGCACTACCCcgagacatacacacacccatTTGTCcaggacag TCTGTGTTTAGTGCCggtgactctgtctctgtccaacTGCTCCATGGCTCAGGTGGACGTCCTCATTGACTTACGGCACAAAAGCTCCAG TCCAGACAGCGTGGACGTCCACAACTCATTCACGTGGGTCGGTCAGAGTCAGTACAAACTGCAGCTGAAGCCtcggcagctcctgtgtctcacACTCAGAGCCTGTTTCCTGCACGCTGGGGTCTACAACCTCAACACGCCGCGAGTGCTCGCCAAACCCGCCGCGCAGACAGCGCTGAGCGAGACGAGTCAGCAGACGAGTGGCCCcgccctcatcatcatcaacaacaacaacgacaacgaGGCTGCCTGA